In a single window of the Anaerotruncus rubiinfantis genome:
- the cas4 gene encoding CRISPR-associated protein Cas4, producing MTSRQEEDYLPLSGLQHFAFCRRQWALIHIERQWAENLRTVEGQLLHQRAHDEKQMERRGNLLTARSLRVVSHRLRAQGVCDVVEFHQDPAGITLAGQDGTWQPYPVEYKKGRPNAYGADELQLCAQAICLEEMLLCSIAEGSLFYGEPRRRTRVNLDAPLRQRVEDMLGEMHALYARGYTPKATPSKGCNACSLKEVCLPRLAKAPPASAYLRMHLPREEESL from the coding sequence GTGACCAGCCGGCAGGAAGAAGATTATCTCCCGCTATCCGGCCTACAGCATTTCGCTTTCTGCCGCCGGCAGTGGGCGCTGATCCATATCGAACGGCAGTGGGCGGAAAATTTGCGCACGGTTGAGGGACAGCTCCTTCACCAACGCGCCCATGATGAAAAGCAGATGGAACGCCGCGGAAACCTGCTGACCGCGCGCAGCCTGCGGGTCGTATCCCACCGGCTGCGCGCGCAGGGAGTGTGCGACGTGGTCGAATTTCATCAGGACCCGGCAGGAATCACGCTGGCCGGACAAGACGGGACCTGGCAGCCTTATCCGGTGGAATATAAGAAAGGCCGGCCAAACGCTTACGGCGCGGATGAATTGCAGCTCTGCGCACAGGCGATCTGCCTGGAGGAGATGCTGCTGTGCAGTATTGCCGAGGGCAGTCTCTTTTATGGCGAGCCGCGGCGGCGCACCCGAGTCAATCTGGATGCGCCGCTGCGTCAGCGGGTGGAAGACATGCTTGGGGAAATGCATGCCCTGTATGCACGCGGGTATACCCCAAAAGCCACTCCATCCAAAGGGTGCAATGCCTGCTCGCTCAAAGAGGTCTGCCTGCCGAGGCTCGCGAAAGCACCCCCGGCATCCGCTTATCTGCGGATGCACCTGCCGAGGGAGGAGGAAAGCTTATGA
- the cas7c gene encoding type I-C CRISPR-associated protein Cas7/Csd2, whose product MSEPIKNRYEFVILFDVENGNPNGDPDAGNMPRLDPETGYGLVTDVCLKRKIRNYVETVKEDAAGYRIYIKDGVPLNRSDAEAFAHWEIDEKTIKEVKKRNPQLDEKIRDFMCQNFYDIRTFGAVMTTFVKNNLNCGQVRGPVQLGFARSIDPIVPQEVTITRVAITTETDAEKKGTEMGRKHIVPYALYRCEGYISANLARKTTGFSEEDLALLWQAILNMFEVDHSAARGKMAVRQLIVFRHDSELGNTPAYRLFDTVSVSRKEDVVSPRAYSDYTVTVDTAALPEGVSCTQMV is encoded by the coding sequence ATGAGCGAACCCATCAAGAACCGTTATGAATTTGTCATCCTGTTCGATGTGGAAAACGGCAACCCCAACGGCGACCCTGACGCGGGCAACATGCCCCGGCTCGATCCGGAGACCGGCTACGGGCTGGTGACCGACGTCTGTCTCAAGCGCAAAATCCGCAACTACGTCGAAACGGTAAAGGAGGACGCCGCGGGGTACCGCATCTACATCAAGGACGGCGTTCCGCTCAACCGTTCGGACGCCGAAGCGTTCGCACATTGGGAAATCGATGAAAAGACCATCAAGGAAGTCAAAAAGAGGAACCCCCAGCTCGACGAGAAGATCCGGGACTTCATGTGCCAAAACTTTTACGATATCCGCACCTTCGGAGCGGTTATGACCACCTTCGTGAAAAACAATCTGAACTGCGGGCAGGTACGCGGACCGGTGCAATTGGGCTTCGCCCGTTCCATCGACCCAATTGTCCCGCAGGAGGTCACGATCACCCGTGTTGCCATCACCACCGAGACAGACGCCGAGAAAAAAGGCACCGAAATGGGGCGCAAGCACATTGTCCCCTATGCGCTCTACCGCTGCGAGGGTTATATTTCAGCCAACCTTGCCCGCAAGACCACCGGTTTTTCAGAGGAGGATCTTGCCCTTCTGTGGCAGGCGATCCTCAATATGTTCGAAGTTGACCATTCGGCCGCGCGCGGCAAGATGGCCGTCCGCCAGCTGATTGTATTCCGGCATGACAGCGAACTGGGAAACACGCCCGCCTACCGGCTGTTTGACACGGTCAGCGTTTCCCGAAAAGAAGATGTGGTCAGTCCGCGCGCTTACAGCGACTATACCGTGACGGTCGATACCGCCGCACTGCCCGAAGGCGTGTCCTGCACGCAGATGGTGTGA
- the cas8c gene encoding type I-C CRISPR-associated protein Cas8c/Csd1 produces the protein MILQALCRYYDALAARGAISQPGWCGVKVSFALSIDEQGALRGVIPLKVSSSDGKKELPQVIEVPAQAKRASGVCANFLCDNSSYFFGVDGKGKPERSIQCFAAAKKLHEEILSETDSPAARAVLAFFAQWQPETALSHPALASCLDEIIKGANLVFSVNGLYPQQDPAIRAAWQAHSMNRSAGAAAGRCLVTGRTGAIARLHPSVKGVQGAQSSGASLVSFNAPAFESYGHETVDNTGQGLNSPVSEAAASAYGAALNQLLSDRRHVQYLGDTAIVCWAEDAEPLYQDIFCGALFGGAEDRITQEDLWGVVAALADGGLVDVDGIPVHPENHFFVLGLAPNAARLSVRFFLQDTFGNLLIHVQEHHKRLRIAKPAYLENGALPMWKLQTEIANPNSRDKKAVSLMMGATIRAVLSDGNYPASLFAQTMLRIRAEQAVTYGRAAVLKAFFLQNTHFHIPEEVLTVELNEQSTYLPYLLGRLFAVLERVQADANPGIKSTIKDKYFNSASATPATIFPLLTKLSQSHLRKLSTGLRIHYEKQICDIEGRIRQTLPARMSLPEQGAFHLGYYHQVQKQFAGKPKEEM, from the coding sequence ATGATTCTGCAAGCGCTTTGCCGTTATTATGACGCGCTGGCCGCGCGCGGCGCCATTTCACAGCCCGGCTGGTGCGGCGTAAAAGTCTCCTTCGCACTCTCCATTGATGAACAGGGCGCCCTGCGCGGCGTGATCCCCCTCAAGGTGTCCTCTTCGGACGGCAAGAAAGAACTTCCTCAAGTGATCGAAGTTCCCGCGCAGGCGAAAAGGGCTTCCGGCGTGTGCGCCAACTTTTTGTGCGACAACAGCTCTTACTTTTTCGGCGTGGACGGCAAGGGAAAGCCGGAACGTTCGATCCAGTGCTTTGCCGCCGCAAAAAAGCTGCATGAGGAGATCCTTTCAGAGACGGACAGTCCGGCTGCACGCGCGGTACTTGCCTTTTTTGCCCAGTGGCAGCCCGAAACCGCCCTCTCCCATCCCGCTCTCGCGTCCTGCCTTGACGAAATCATAAAGGGCGCAAATCTGGTCTTCTCGGTGAACGGCCTGTATCCACAGCAGGACCCTGCCATCCGCGCCGCCTGGCAGGCCCATTCCATGAACCGATCAGCGGGCGCGGCTGCGGGGCGCTGCCTGGTCACCGGCAGAACCGGCGCGATTGCCCGCCTGCACCCTTCGGTCAAGGGCGTGCAGGGTGCGCAGTCGAGCGGCGCGTCGCTGGTATCCTTCAACGCGCCCGCGTTTGAGTCCTACGGCCACGAAACTGTGGACAACACCGGTCAGGGGCTCAATTCACCGGTCTCAGAGGCGGCCGCCTCCGCCTACGGCGCCGCGCTCAACCAGCTGCTCAGCGACCGCAGACATGTGCAGTACCTGGGTGATACGGCAATCGTCTGCTGGGCGGAGGATGCCGAACCCCTCTACCAGGACATCTTCTGCGGGGCGCTGTTCGGCGGCGCGGAGGATCGCATCACACAGGAGGATCTGTGGGGCGTGGTGGCCGCGCTCGCGGACGGAGGACTGGTCGATGTGGACGGCATCCCCGTGCATCCGGAAAACCATTTTTTCGTGCTCGGGCTCGCGCCAAACGCCGCGCGGCTGTCGGTGCGATTCTTTCTGCAGGACACCTTCGGGAATCTGCTCATCCATGTGCAGGAGCATCACAAACGGCTGCGCATTGCCAAACCCGCTTACCTTGAAAACGGCGCGCTGCCAATGTGGAAACTGCAAACGGAGATCGCCAATCCCAACAGCCGTGACAAAAAGGCGGTCTCGCTGATGATGGGCGCGACCATCCGCGCTGTGCTGTCCGATGGGAATTATCCGGCCTCCCTGTTTGCGCAGACCATGCTGCGCATCCGCGCCGAACAGGCGGTCACCTATGGGCGCGCCGCTGTTTTGAAAGCCTTTTTCCTGCAAAACACCCACTTTCATATTCCAGAGGAGGTTTTGACCGTGGAACTGAACGAACAGAGCACCTATCTGCCCTATCTGCTCGGCAGGCTGTTCGCGGTGCTCGAACGGGTACAGGCGGACGCCAATCCGGGCATCAAATCGACCATCAAGGACAAGTACTTCAACAGTGCGTCCGCCACCCCCGCAACCATCTTCCCACTGCTGACCAAGCTCTCGCAAAGCCATCTGCGCAAATTGAGCACCGGCCTGCGCATTCACTATGAGAAGCAGATCTGTGATATCGAAGGCCGCATCCGCCAAACGCTGCCCGCGCGGATGTCCCTGCCCGAACAGGGCGCCTTCCATCTGGGCTATTACCACCAGGTACAAAAACAGTTTGCCGGCAAACCGAAGGAGGAAATGTGA
- the cas5c gene encoding type I-C CRISPR-associated protein Cas5c produces MSQGIQVEVWGPYALFTRPELKVERVSYDVMTPSAARGLIESISWHPGLNWVIDRIHVLKPIAFTNIRRNEVKDKILASNVRSIMSGADKPLAIYTGESIQQRASMVLTDVHYVIDAHFTMSDKANPSDNEGKFIDIARRRLARGQCYHQPCFGCREFPASFRAWEGGPIPAIHETRDLGLMLYDMDYSNPRDIQPMFFRARLENGVLEVAGQEVLR; encoded by the coding sequence ATGAGTCAAGGTATCCAGGTGGAGGTCTGGGGGCCGTATGCGCTTTTCACCCGGCCGGAACTGAAGGTGGAGCGCGTCAGCTACGACGTGATGACCCCCTCGGCGGCGCGCGGGCTGATCGAATCCATATCCTGGCATCCCGGTCTGAATTGGGTGATTGACCGCATCCATGTGCTGAAACCCATTGCCTTCACCAACATCCGCCGCAACGAGGTCAAAGACAAGATCCTGGCCAGCAATGTGCGTTCGATCATGTCGGGCGCCGATAAGCCGCTGGCCATCTATACCGGCGAGAGCATTCAGCAGCGCGCATCCATGGTGCTGACGGATGTGCATTATGTAATTGACGCCCATTTCACAATGAGCGACAAGGCCAATCCTTCGGACAACGAAGGCAAGTTCATCGACATCGCCAGGAGGCGCCTGGCCCGTGGGCAGTGCTATCATCAGCCCTGCTTCGGCTGCCGCGAATTTCCCGCCAGCTTCCGCGCATGGGAAGGCGGCCCCATCCCGGCCATCCATGAAACGCGTGATCTGGGACTGATGCTCTACGATATGGACTACAGCAACCCGCGCGATATCCAGCCCATGTTCTTCCGTGCACGATTGGAAAACGGCGTGCTGGAGGTTGCCGGACAGGAGGTGCTGCGATGA
- the cas3 gene encoding CRISPR-associated helicase Cas3', whose product MDADLLLDRLNVYITPWWDAKTPLNHARCEILRACLEAGRSQAPGLFTLTVPTGGGKTVATLAFALEHAKKYGKKRIIYVIPFTSIIEQTAGKFREILGNENVLEHHSNVDFGDDENDPSSTLKKLAAENWDMGIVVTTVVQFFESLFSNRSSRCRKLHNLADSVIIFDEAQTLPLPYLHPCVRAISELTVNYGASCVLCTATQPALAPLFEAVSPTLRPREIAPPVDPAVFHRVTFQHLGQLSDDALAARLNGHEQALCIVGTRKQAQAVFHLLAPEGSFHLSTLMTPSHRRAVLENIRARLKESLPCRVVSTSLIEAGVDVDFPVVYRAEAGLDSEIQAAGRCNREGRRPAEASMVYLFAPDSAYIAHLSHSLQRSLRLAQEATHSGHALDAPETIEQYFTALYRYSGSELDQKEIVPALEAGARTASFPFRTVADAFHLIENDMRAVLIPRSKEAAALAAQLRAGQRSRDLFRQVGQDSVNIYQEHFEALLKHNALEVPDESVAILTDLSLYDENTGLALLADTGMGIFL is encoded by the coding sequence ATGGACGCAGACCTGCTGCTGGACCGGCTGAATGTTTACATCACTCCCTGGTGGGATGCTAAAACGCCGCTTAACCACGCACGGTGCGAAATCCTGCGCGCATGCCTGGAGGCGGGCCGTTCCCAAGCCCCCGGCCTGTTCACTCTGACCGTCCCCACCGGCGGCGGCAAAACGGTCGCCACGCTGGCATTCGCGCTGGAGCACGCCAAAAAGTACGGGAAAAAACGCATCATTTATGTGATCCCCTTCACTTCTATCATAGAACAGACGGCGGGCAAGTTCCGCGAGATTCTCGGCAATGAAAATGTGCTTGAGCATCATTCCAATGTCGATTTCGGCGACGATGAAAACGACCCCTCCAGCACGCTTAAAAAGCTGGCGGCTGAAAACTGGGATATGGGGATCGTGGTGACCACTGTGGTGCAGTTCTTTGAGTCGCTGTTCTCCAACCGGTCGTCGCGCTGCCGCAAGCTGCATAACCTGGCCGACAGCGTCATCATCTTTGATGAGGCGCAGACCCTGCCGCTCCCATACCTGCATCCCTGCGTGCGCGCCATCTCCGAACTGACGGTCAACTACGGCGCGTCCTGTGTCCTCTGCACCGCGACCCAACCCGCGCTGGCCCCGCTGTTTGAGGCAGTCTCGCCCACGCTGCGGCCGCGCGAGATCGCGCCTCCTGTCGATCCCGCCGTTTTCCATCGCGTAACCTTTCAGCATCTGGGCCAGCTGTCCGACGACGCGCTGGCTGCGCGGCTGAACGGACACGAACAGGCGCTGTGCATTGTGGGCACCCGCAAACAGGCGCAGGCCGTGTTCCATCTGCTCGCGCCGGAAGGCAGTTTCCACCTCTCCACCCTGATGACCCCCAGCCACCGCCGCGCGGTACTGGAAAATATCCGCGCACGGCTCAAAGAAAGCCTGCCCTGCCGGGTCGTTTCCACCAGCCTGATTGAAGCAGGCGTGGACGTGGATTTCCCAGTGGTCTACCGTGCCGAAGCCGGATTGGACTCTGAAATTCAGGCTGCCGGCCGCTGCAACCGCGAAGGACGCCGGCCGGCCGAGGCAAGCATGGTCTACCTTTTCGCCCCTGACAGCGCCTATATCGCACACCTGTCGCACAGCCTCCAACGGTCGCTCCGGCTGGCGCAGGAAGCTACACACAGCGGGCACGCGTTGGACGCACCTGAAACCATCGAGCAGTATTTCACCGCGCTTTACCGGTACAGCGGCAGCGAACTCGACCAGAAAGAGATCGTACCCGCGCTGGAAGCGGGCGCACGCACCGCCAGCTTCCCGTTTCGCACTGTGGCGGATGCGTTTCATCTCATCGAAAACGACATGCGCGCGGTGCTCATCCCGCGCAGCAAAGAGGCAGCTGCGCTGGCCGCCCAGCTGCGCGCTGGACAGCGCAGCCGAGACCTGTTCCGCCAAGTCGGACAGGATTCGGTCAATATCTACCAGGAACATTTTGAGGCCCTGCTTAAACACAACGCACTCGAGGTGCCCGACGAAAGCGTCGCCATCCTGACCGACCTGTCATTATATGATGAAAATACCGGTCTAGCGCTGCTGGCAGATACGGGTATGGGGATCTTTCTGTAG
- a CDS encoding CRISPR-associated endonuclease Cas3'', whose amino-acid sequence MLFIAHRTKDGREQSLHSHLRGTAERAAAFAAPFGADRLAYLLGMAHDIGKYSDAFQKRIRGSNLTTDHATAGAQEVNRLCGALPAYCAAGHHGGMPDGGDRGDTDDRPTLSGRLKKHVAPYDAFAAEVTLQKPVFTAPRILGQGGFTASFWARMLFSCLVDADFLDTEAFMQGGRAAARPADGRRPAAGPAECLHHSLVGC is encoded by the coding sequence GTGTTATTCATTGCTCACCGCACCAAGGATGGCCGCGAACAATCCCTCCATAGCCATCTGCGCGGCACAGCTGAGCGCGCCGCGGCTTTCGCCGCTCCTTTTGGCGCGGACAGACTGGCCTATCTGCTTGGCATGGCGCACGATATTGGGAAGTATTCGGACGCCTTCCAAAAGCGCATCCGAGGCTCCAATCTGACGACCGACCACGCGACCGCGGGCGCGCAGGAGGTGAACCGCCTATGCGGCGCGCTCCCGGCCTACTGCGCCGCCGGACATCACGGGGGCATGCCGGACGGCGGCGACCGGGGAGATACCGATGACCGGCCCACCCTGTCCGGCCGGCTCAAAAAGCATGTCGCGCCTTACGATGCGTTTGCCGCGGAGGTAACGCTGCAAAAGCCGGTATTCACAGCGCCGCGTATCCTCGGACAGGGGGGATTCACCGCGTCCTTCTGGGCGCGTATGCTCTTTTCCTGCCTGGTGGACGCCGACTTTCTCGACACCGAGGCGTTCATGCAGGGGGGGCGCGCCGCCGCGCGGCCAGCCGATGGACGCAGACCTGCTGCTGGACCGGCTGAATGTTTACATCACTCCCTGGTGGGATGCTAA
- the uppS gene encoding polyprenyl diphosphate synthase, producing the protein MRIPKHIGIIPDGNRRWASGQGREKDEGYAFGLKPGLELLRLAKEAGVEEITYYGFTTDNCKRPAKQFAAFSKACVDAVQLIAQEGVSLLVCGNTESQNFPPILRKYTTRTEIAGGGIKLNFLVNYGWEWDLSALYDGKKNGKLIENLHSSDISRIDLVIRWGGMRRLSGFLPVQAVYADFYVVDSLWPDFTAQDFYDALNWYQKQDVTLGG; encoded by the coding sequence TTGAGAATTCCGAAACATATCGGCATTATCCCGGATGGGAACCGGCGCTGGGCTTCTGGACAGGGCCGGGAAAAAGACGAGGGGTATGCCTTTGGGCTGAAGCCTGGCCTGGAGCTTCTGCGGCTTGCAAAGGAGGCCGGGGTAGAAGAGATTACCTATTATGGATTTACCACCGACAACTGCAAACGTCCGGCCAAACAGTTTGCCGCGTTTTCCAAGGCCTGTGTGGACGCGGTGCAGCTAATTGCGCAGGAGGGCGTTTCGCTGCTGGTCTGCGGCAACACCGAATCTCAGAACTTCCCACCCATACTGCGTAAATATACCACCCGCACCGAAATCGCCGGCGGTGGGATCAAGCTGAACTTCCTGGTGAATTATGGCTGGGAATGGGATCTTTCAGCGCTTTATGACGGGAAAAAGAACGGGAAACTCATCGAAAACCTGCATAGCAGCGACATATCCCGGATTGACCTGGTGATCCGCTGGGGCGGGATGCGCAGACTTTCGGGCTTTTTGCCGGTACAGGCGGTCTATGCGGACTTTTATGTGGTGGACAGCCTCTGGCCGGATTTCACGGCGCAGGATTTTTATGATGCGCTCAATTGGTATCAGAAGCAGGATGTAACGCTGGGCGGCTAA
- a CDS encoding HAMP domain-containing histidine kinase: protein MLKTLKSKVSLVYISLVVIIVLLGIYSLMSMYQISKAVDNLIVTNYNSIQRLDQMKEALNTQNAILLDYFYTQDQAVARSKYQEQMEIFETNCQKEYNTIIIPREMEMITNIKTTYDDFTAMLPEMLKAGGQEKEYRYYTEKVVPKIAEVKAAMGELVASNETALFARKQEAKDVVQHSTFMLSLIFLLAVAISFFTSRMYTDKLFKPLYEITQNLRAVRQGNMNRKSNVKTEDELGVLAAEFNNMTQRLMEFEQSTMGELLGERNRTFAIVRSITEPMVILDRESKVTLTNQSFERLFGIPMEDAVGRHFLEVVWQSRLNEFSKVDYRSHTYSEQVVRLGNGENAKFFNVMVTPLDYDGKVGPDAAIIVLYDITALKALDRKRSDFIATISHEFKTPLTSIVMGIDLLESDAVGKLTGDQQEIVGTLREDSERLCNLVSDLLELSRIESSSTIYHYEPCRIEEIIQEPLRQFGPLAKNGGVALASELEQGLPAISADPAKITWVINNLLSNAVKYTKEGDSITVRAYADADHITVEVEDTGVGIPKEYLERIFDKYVQVTSYDLEMRGSGLGLAVARSIIAAHGGRIWCESEMDHGSKFIFTLPVSPKGGRDDEKGTGRGRHEEYPADADEMLRD from the coding sequence ATGCTGAAAACACTCAAGAGTAAGGTGTCGCTCGTCTATATCAGCCTGGTGGTGATCATCGTCCTGTTGGGAATCTACTCCCTGATGAGCATGTATCAGATCAGCAAGGCGGTCGACAATCTGATTGTCACAAATTACAACAGTATCCAGCGTCTGGACCAGATGAAAGAGGCGCTCAATACGCAGAATGCCATCCTTTTAGACTATTTTTATACACAGGATCAGGCGGTGGCGCGCTCCAAATATCAGGAGCAGATGGAAATTTTTGAAACCAACTGCCAAAAGGAATACAACACAATCATCATCCCGCGTGAGATGGAGATGATCACCAACATCAAAACCACCTACGACGATTTTACCGCCATGCTTCCAGAAATGCTCAAAGCGGGCGGGCAGGAGAAAGAATACCGTTATTACACCGAAAAGGTAGTCCCCAAGATTGCGGAAGTGAAGGCCGCGATGGGCGAGCTGGTCGCTTCCAATGAGACAGCGCTCTTCGCCCGCAAACAGGAAGCAAAAGACGTCGTCCAGCATTCGACCTTCATGCTTTCGCTCATTTTCCTGCTGGCGGTGGCTATCAGCTTCTTCACTTCGCGGATGTATACCGATAAGCTCTTTAAACCGCTTTATGAGATCACCCAAAACCTGCGGGCGGTCCGGCAGGGCAATATGAACCGCAAATCGAACGTCAAGACTGAGGATGAATTAGGGGTGCTGGCCGCAGAATTCAACAACATGACCCAGCGGCTGATGGAATTTGAACAGAGCACCATGGGCGAACTGCTGGGCGAGCGCAACCGGACCTTCGCGATTGTGCGCAGCATCACCGAACCGATGGTCATCCTTGACCGCGAATCGAAAGTAACCCTGACAAACCAGTCGTTTGAGCGGCTGTTTGGCATCCCGATGGAAGACGCGGTTGGCCGCCATTTCCTGGAGGTTGTCTGGCAGAGCCGGCTCAACGAATTTTCCAAAGTGGATTACAGATCCCATACATATTCTGAGCAGGTCGTCCGGTTGGGAAACGGCGAAAATGCCAAATTTTTCAACGTCATGGTGACTCCGCTCGATTATGACGGGAAGGTGGGTCCCGATGCGGCGATCATCGTGCTTTACGATATTACGGCGCTCAAAGCCCTCGACCGCAAACGCAGCGACTTTATCGCCACCATTTCCCACGAGTTCAAAACCCCGCTCACATCGATCGTCATGGGGATCGATCTTCTGGAGAGCGATGCGGTCGGGAAACTGACCGGCGACCAGCAGGAGATCGTCGGGACTCTGCGGGAGGACAGCGAACGGCTCTGCAACCTGGTCAGCGACCTGCTGGAGCTCTCGCGAATCGAATCCTCCAGTACGATTTACCACTATGAACCCTGTAGGATTGAAGAGATCATACAGGAACCTCTTCGGCAATTCGGGCCGCTCGCCAAAAATGGCGGCGTGGCCCTTGCAAGTGAATTGGAGCAGGGACTGCCAGCCATTTCGGCGGATCCCGCGAAAATCACATGGGTTATCAACAACCTGCTTTCCAACGCGGTGAAATACACCAAGGAAGGCGATTCCATCACGGTGCGCGCCTATGCGGACGCGGACCATATCACAGTGGAGGTGGAAGATACCGGCGTCGGCATCCCAAAGGAATACCTGGAGCGCATCTTTGACAAATATGTCCAGGTCACCAGCTATGATCTGGAGATGCGCGGAAGCGGACTCGGCCTTGCGGTCGCACGCAGCATCATTGCCGCACACGGCGGCAGAATCTGGTGCGAAAGCGAAATGGATCACGGCAGCAAATTCATCTTCACGCTGCCGGTTTCACCGAAAGGAGGACGGGACGATGAAAAAGGTACTGGTCGTGGACGACACGAAGAATATCCGGCTGATGCTGACGAAATGCTTAGAGATTGA
- a CDS encoding response regulator codes for MKKVLVVDDTKNIRLMLTKCLEIDGYQVQTAANGREGYEAICTGKFDLIFLDIKLPELSGTEVLRKIRARGIGTPVIIITAYPTVKNAVECTQLGTMAYLQKPFTADRLRSVLEGLSLDAQRRSGLREEVGRLLKDGDGQTALGKLKAALAQSPADPQIYQLLADAYEQLGDPQTAEKFRRAAEVFDT; via the coding sequence ATGAAAAAGGTACTGGTCGTGGACGACACGAAGAATATCCGGCTGATGCTGACGAAATGCTTAGAGATTGACGGCTATCAGGTGCAGACAGCGGCGAATGGCCGCGAGGGTTATGAAGCGATCTGCACAGGAAAGTTCGATCTGATTTTCCTCGATATCAAGCTGCCCGAGCTCAGTGGAACCGAGGTGCTGCGCAAAATCCGCGCACGCGGTATTGGAACCCCGGTCATCATCATCACGGCTTATCCGACCGTGAAAAACGCAGTGGAATGCACTCAGCTGGGCACAATGGCCTATCTGCAAAAACCGTTTACCGCCGACCGGCTGCGGTCGGTGCTTGAAGGGCTTTCGCTGGACGCACAGCGCAGAAGCGGGCTGCGGGAAGAGGTCGGCCGGTTGCTGAAGGACGGCGACGGGCAGACAGCGCTCGGCAAGCTCAAGGCGGCGCTGGCGCAGTCGCCGGCGGACCCGCAGATCTATCAGCTGCTGGCGGATGCTTATGAACAGCTTGGCGACCCCCAGACGGCGGAAAAATTCCGTCGGGCGGCAGAAGTATTTGATACCTAA
- a CDS encoding ABC transporter permease has product MKRSDLIRMCVKNLFRHRARTMLTILGVVVGCCAIVIMISIGVGMKESQEKMLSEMGDLTIITVTPAGKGKSSPRLDSRAVQKIKQLSQVEVASPKLTAENVPLQLYAGQNRRYISTWLEVVGLAPEALEALGYQLTEGEYLGKQAFAVLVGQDFEYGFADTKRPEDRNTVDLYGGMFLAEDPSGAAESPQKPTPFFSAEKTPLELETGDEKKSNQKLTFSGRMKEDYGKGFETSQGVVMRIQDLEQLLDQARRAAGKKADTKKGFQTVLVKVRSIQDVEPVEKAIKEMGFRTSSMESIRKPMEKEARQKQMMLGGLGAISLLVAALGITNTMIMSITERTREIGVMKSLGCFVRDVRSVFLLEAGLIGFSGGVIGVILSLLISAAMNLLANRAAVTSLSAAISILNEQGTRMSVIPPWLALFALLFSALIGLGSGYYPANKAVRIPALEAIKHD; this is encoded by the coding sequence ATGAAACGCAGTGACCTCATCCGCATGTGCGTGAAAAATCTCTTCCGGCACCGGGCGCGTACCATGCTGACCATCCTGGGCGTGGTGGTGGGCTGCTGCGCAATTGTCATCATGATCTCCATCGGTGTGGGGATGAAGGAATCCCAGGAAAAAATGCTCTCGGAGATGGGGGATCTTACCATCATCACCGTAACCCCTGCCGGGAAAGGGAAAAGCAGCCCGCGGCTTGACAGCCGCGCGGTACAAAAAATCAAGCAGCTTTCCCAGGTTGAGGTGGCCTCACCCAAGCTGACAGCGGAAAATGTGCCCCTCCAGCTCTATGCAGGCCAAAACCGTCGGTATATCAGCACCTGGCTGGAAGTGGTCGGCCTTGCCCCGGAGGCGCTGGAAGCGCTCGGCTACCAGCTCACCGAGGGGGAATACCTCGGCAAACAGGCGTTCGCCGTCCTGGTGGGGCAGGATTTTGAATACGGCTTTGCGGATACAAAGCGGCCGGAAGACCGCAACACGGTGGATCTTTATGGCGGCATGTTTCTGGCGGAAGATCCATCCGGCGCCGCGGAAAGCCCGCAAAAGCCCACCCCTTTTTTCAGTGCGGAAAAGACGCCGCTCGAGCTGGAAACCGGCGATGAGAAGAAATCCAACCAGAAGCTCACCTTTTCCGGCCGGATGAAGGAGGATTACGGAAAGGGCTTTGAGACTTCTCAGGGCGTGGTCATGCGCATTCAGGATCTGGAGCAGCTGCTGGATCAGGCCCGCAGGGCCGCCGGAAAGAAAGCGGATACAAAAAAAGGCTTCCAGACGGTGCTGGTAAAGGTGCGCTCTATTCAGGATGTGGAACCGGTGGAAAAAGCCATCAAGGAGATGGGCTTCCGCACCAGCTCGATGGAGAGCATCCGCAAACCGATGGAAAAGGAGGCCCGTCAGAAACAGATGATGCTGGGGGGGCTGGGCGCCATCTCATTATTGGTCGCGGCGCTCGGCATCACCAACACGATGATCATGTCCATCACCGAACGCACCCGCGAAATCGGCGTCATGAAGTCGCTGGGATGCTTTGTCCGGGATGTGCGCTCCGTTTTTCTTTTGGAGGCGGGCCTTATCGGGTTTTCGGGCGGGGTGATCGGTGTGATCCTGAGCCTGCTCATCTCGGCCGCCATGAACCTCTTGGCCAACCGGGCCGCTGTAACTTCCCTGTCCGCTGCGATATCCATCCTGAACGAACAGGGGACGCGCATGTCGGTGATACCGCCTTGGCTGGCGCTGTTTGCACTGCTGTTTTCCGCTCTCATCGGGTTGGGATCCGGCTATTACCCCGCTAACAAAGCGGTTCGCATCCCGGCGCTGGAGGCAATCAAACATGATTGA